In the genome of Drosophila yakuba strain Tai18E2 chromosome 3R, Prin_Dyak_Tai18E2_2.1, whole genome shotgun sequence, one region contains:
- the LOC6535269 gene encoding melanization protease 1, with amino-acid sequence MEPLFALTVLGILLMSSLSTYAQEIFGYCTTPDENSGTCINLRECGYLFELLQGEEVTDQDRRFLQSSQCGYRNGQVLICCANSRIRNQQPTIRPRTNLLPMAPNCGDNFEDRVVGGKETGKREFPWMALIEYTKPGNVKGHHCGGSLINNRYVLTAAHCVSAIPSEWQLTGVRLGEWDARTNPDCTVGKNGLRDCNEPYVDSPVVERIPHPQYPGNSRDQLNDIALLRLRDEVQYSDFILPVCLPTLPSHRNNIFLGRKVVVAGWGRTEYNFTSNIKLKAELDPVPTSDCNQRYASQRRTVTSKQMCAGGVEGVDSCRGDSGGPLLLEDFSNGYSNFYIAGVVSYGPTPCGLKGWPGVYTRVEAYLSWIEYNVRA; translated from the exons ATGGAACCGCTCTTCGCTCTCACCGTTCTGGGAATTCTTTTGATGAGTTCACTCAGCACTTACGCACAAG AAATCTTTGGGTATTGTACTACGCCTGATGAAAACAGCGGCACCTGCATTAACCTCAGGGAATGTGGATACCTTTTCGAACTGCTTCAAGGCGAAGAGGTTACGGACCAGGACCGTCGATTTCTACAAAGCAGTCAATGTGGCTATCGCAATGGACAAGTGCTT ATTTGCTGTGCAAACAGCAGAATACGTAACCAACAACCTACAATACGCCCCAGAACCAACCTACTACCCATGGCCCCCAATTGCGGTGATAACTTTGAAGACCGCGTGGTGGGTGGTAAGGAAACGGGAAAGAGGGAGTTTCCTTGGATGGCCCTAATAGAATACACAAAAC CCGGCAACGTTAAGGGCCACCACTGTGGCGGATCTTTAATCAACAATCGTTACGTGCTTACGGCGGCACACTGCGTCTCGGCTATTCCCAGTGAGTGGCAGCTGACGGGAGTACGCCTGGGTGAGTGGGATGCGAGAACCAATCCTGATTGTACAGTCGGCAAAAATGGACTGCGGGACTGCAACGAACCCTACGTGGACAGCCCTGTTGTGGAGCGTATTCCGCACCCGCAGTACCCGGGAAACTCCCGTGACCAGTTAAACGACATAGCTTTGCTGCGATTGCGGGACGAGGTTCAGTATAGCGACTTTATATTACCAGTTTGTTTGCCCACTTTACCGTCCCATCGCAACAATATTTTCCTTGGTCGAAAGGTGGTGGTGGCAGGGTGGGGTCGCACGGAATATAACTTTACGTCCAATATAAAGCTGAAGGCAGAGTTGGATCCGGTACCGACGTCCGACTGCAACCAACGATACGCCAGCCAACGAAGGACTGTCACCTCCAAACAAATGTGCGCCGGCGGAGTGGAAGGTGTTGACTCTTGTCGCGGGGACTCGGGTGGCCCCCTTTTGCTCGAGGATTTTTCCAATGGATACTCAAACTTCTATATTGCGGGTGTCGTCTCTTACGGACCCACGCCCTGTGGACTAAAAGGATGGCCTGGAGTGTACACAAGGGTTGAGGCGTATCTGAGCTGGATAGAATACAACGTTAGAGCTTAA
- the LOC6535270 gene encoding charged multivesicular body protein 3 isoform X2, protein MGLFGKTPSKDPKEQEWTHKIRKEGNQLDRQIRSIQREEEKVKRSLKQAAQKNDRDTCVILAKEIVNSRKAINRIYTSKAHLNSIQIQMKNQLATLRVAGSLQKSTDVLQAMQSLVRYPELAGIMRDMSKEMMKAGIIEEMLDETMESLEESEELEEEAGKEVDKVLWEITDGKLGEAPLPPEATPADKTSVSAATVEVEQDDEDGEELQEMQSRLASLRS, encoded by the exons ATGGGGTTATTCGGCAAAACTCCCAGTAAAGATCCCAAAGAGCAG GAGTGGACGCATAAGATACGGAAGGAGGGCAACCAGCTGGATCGCCAGATCCGAAGTATCCAGCGCGAGGAGGAGAAGGTAAAACGCTCCCTCAAACAAGCAGCCCAGAAAAATGACCGCGACACCTGCGTCATTCTTGCCAAAGAGATTGTGAACTCGCGAAAGGCCATTAACCGCATATACACGTCAAAGGCGCACCTCAACTCGATTCAGATCCAGATGAAAAATCAGCTAG CCACCTTGCGTGTAGCTGGATCTTTGCAAAAGTCTACAGACGTCTTGCAAGCCATGCAAAGCCTGGTGCGCTATCCAGAGCTTGCAGGCATTATGCGCGACATGTCAAAGGAAATGATGAAGGCAGGCATCATCGAGGAGATGCTGGACGAGACCATGGAGTCGTTGGAGGAGTCTGAGGAGCTAGAGGAGGAGGCTGGCAAGGAGGTTGATAAGGTTTTGTGGGAGATCACAGATGGCAAGCTTGGGGAAGCTCCCCTGCCCCCAGAGGCTACACCGGCAGACAAGACGTCTGTGTCTGCTGCGACCGTCGAGGTTGAGCAAGATGATGAGGATGGAGAGGAACTGCAAGAAATGCAGAGCCGCCTGGCCTCGCTGCGATCTTAA
- the LOC6535270 gene encoding charged multivesicular body protein 3 isoform X1, which yields MGLFGKTPSKDPKEQVQEWTHKIRKEGNQLDRQIRSIQREEEKVKRSLKQAAQKNDRDTCVILAKEIVNSRKAINRIYTSKAHLNSIQIQMKNQLATLRVAGSLQKSTDVLQAMQSLVRYPELAGIMRDMSKEMMKAGIIEEMLDETMESLEESEELEEEAGKEVDKVLWEITDGKLGEAPLPPEATPADKTSVSAATVEVEQDDEDGEELQEMQSRLASLRS from the exons ATGGGGTTATTCGGCAAAACTCCCAGTAAAGATCCCAAAGAGCAG GTGCAGGAGTGGACGCATAAGATACGGAAGGAGGGCAACCAGCTGGATCGCCAGATCCGAAGTATCCAGCGCGAGGAGGAGAAGGTAAAACGCTCCCTCAAACAAGCAGCCCAGAAAAATGACCGCGACACCTGCGTCATTCTTGCCAAAGAGATTGTGAACTCGCGAAAGGCCATTAACCGCATATACACGTCAAAGGCGCACCTCAACTCGATTCAGATCCAGATGAAAAATCAGCTAG CCACCTTGCGTGTAGCTGGATCTTTGCAAAAGTCTACAGACGTCTTGCAAGCCATGCAAAGCCTGGTGCGCTATCCAGAGCTTGCAGGCATTATGCGCGACATGTCAAAGGAAATGATGAAGGCAGGCATCATCGAGGAGATGCTGGACGAGACCATGGAGTCGTTGGAGGAGTCTGAGGAGCTAGAGGAGGAGGCTGGCAAGGAGGTTGATAAGGTTTTGTGGGAGATCACAGATGGCAAGCTTGGGGAAGCTCCCCTGCCCCCAGAGGCTACACCGGCAGACAAGACGTCTGTGTCTGCTGCGACCGTCGAGGTTGAGCAAGATGATGAGGATGGAGAGGAACTGCAAGAAATGCAGAGCCGCCTGGCCTCGCTGCGATCTTAA
- the LOC6535271 gene encoding ATP-dependent RNA helicase SUV3 homolog, mitochondrial isoform X1 produces the protein MTMQNCRRCIILMGLLRMPLYLRPSFSMDLSLRRLHRASSLFSRKRPETNLSALFKPVQVQANTHSEDVGFELSGKLEKSELLKILNKFTQRREIKSLCSENGLDAYLQQQAFGSFRRYCIEAENLPVDLHITFSDITQGAGHIDDIFPYFLRHARTVFPHLDCMDDLKKISDLRQPANWYSNARAITRKIVFHAGPTNSGKTYHAMERYLSAKSGVYCGPLKLLATEVYNKANERGTPCDLVTGEERKFGISENSPAYHVACTVEMTSVNTPYEVAVIDEIQQIRDSQRGWAWTRAFLGLIADEVHVCGEPGALGLLLKICETTGETVEVRQYNRLTELTVENTALVSLDNVVPGDCIVCFSKHDIYTVSREIEARGKEVAVIYGGLPPGTKLAQAAKFNDPENSCKVMVATDAIGMGLNLSIRRIIFYSLIKPSINARGEREIDTISVSSALQIAGRAGRFRTQWEHGYVTAFKTEDLQILQRILAQTPEPLMQAGLHPTADQIELYAYHLPNSSLSNLMDIFVNLCTVDDSLYFMCNIEDFKFLAEMIQHVPLPLRARYVFCCSPINRKMPFVCSMFLKVARQYSRSEPITFDFIKKNCGWPFKLPKTILDLVHLEAVFDVMDLYLWLSYRFMDLFPEAAYVRDAQKELDEIIQQGVFQITRLLKNTEASQDGVTSSYAMRRITRMKEPRLPSSSRGRLTERLLAQGLLTPGMLTELRKEWDAQQVENSNSVSNEKLESDVNSDDEDNFLGIGRKTRKKRRK, from the exons ATGACCATGCAAAACTGCAGGCGCTGCATTATCCTAATGGGCCTCTTGCGGATGCCACTCTACCTGCGACCGTCCTTTTCAATGGATTTGTCCCTGCGACGATTACACCGTGCGTCCTCCTTGTTTTCTCGAAAAAGGCCGGAGACGAACTTGTCTGCGCTGTTCAAGCCTGTGCAGGTGCAGGCCAACACGCATTCGGAGGACGTGGGTTTCGAGCTGTCAGGAAAACTGGAAAAGTCCGAGCTGTTGAAGATTCTTAACAAGTTCACCCAACGGCGTGAAATCAAGTCCCTTTGCAGCGAAAACGGACTGGATG CCTACCTACAGCAACAGGCCTTTGGCTCATTCCGAAGATACTGCATCGAGGCAGAAAACCTTCCAGTAGATCTGCACATAACCTTTAGCGATATAACACAAGGAGCGGGTCACATCGATGATATATTCCCGTACTTCCTACGTCACGCAAGGACAGTATTTCCGCATCTGGACTGCATGGACGATCTAAAAAAGATTTCCGACCTGAGGCAGCCCGCCAACTGGTACAGCAACGCTCGCGCCATCACCCGGAAGATTGTTTTTCACGCGGGACCCACGAACTCTGGAAAGACCTACCATGCAATGGAGAGATACCTCAGTGCGAAGTCTGGGGTCTACTGCGGACCGCTAAAGCTTCTAGCCACGGAAGTGTACAACAAGGCCAATGAGCGCGGCACCCCCTGCGATCTTGTTACAGGCGAGGAGCGCAAGTTCGGCATCAGCGAAAACTCGCCAGCCTATCACGTCGCGTGCACAGTGGAAATGACCTCGGTCAACACTCCAT ATGAGGTGGCTGTAATCGATGAAATACAACAGATCCGCGACTCCCAGCGAGGATGGGCTTGGACGCGGGCCTTCCTTGGATTGATCGCGGATGAAGTGCATGTTTGTGGTGAGCCAGGTGCATTGGGTCTCCTGCTAAAAATTTGCGAAACCACAGGCGAAACTGTTGAAGTGCGACAGTACAATCGACTTACGGAGCTTACTGTCGAAAATACTGCTTTAGTATCATTGGACAATGTAGTTCCTGGCGACTGCATCGTGTGCTTTAGCAAACATGATATATATACGGTTTCGCGAGAAATCGAAGCAAG agggAAGGAGGTAGCCGTCATATATGGGGGCCTGCCCCCTGGTACTAAGTTAGCCCAGGCTGCTAAGTTTAATGATCCAGAAAATAGCTGCAAGGTAATGGTGGCGACCGACGCCATCGGTATGGGCTTAAACCT GAGCATTCGTCGAATCATATTCTACTCACTAATTAAACCGTCGATAAATGCGCGAGGAGAGCGCGAGATCGACACAATATCGGTTTCGTCCGCTCTTCAAATAGCAGGAAGAGCGGGCCGGTTCCGTACTCAATGGGAGCACGGATATGTTACTGCCTTCAAGACTGAGGACTTGCAGATCCTACAGCGAATTTTGGCTCAAACACCAGAGCCTTTAATGCAGGCGGGCTTGCATCCCACGGCCGATCAGATTGAGCTCTACGCCTACCACCTGCCAAACTCGTCTTTAAGCAACCTAATGGACATATTCGTGAATCTGTGTACTGTCGATGATTCTCTATACTTTATGTGCAACATTGAAGACTTTAAGTTCTTGGCCGAGATGATACAACATGTTCCTCTGCCCCTGCGGGCTCGCTATGTATTCTGTTGTTCACCTATAAATCGCAAGATGCCGTTTGTTTGCTCAATGTTCCTTAAGGTAGCACGGCAATACAGCCGTAGCGAACCTATTACctttgattttataaaaaaaaactgtggcTGGCCGTTCAAGCTACCCAAGACAATATTAGACCTGGTTCATCTTGAGGCCGTCTTTGACGTGATGGATCTGTATCTTTGGTTAAG CTATCGGTTCATGGATCTTTTCCCCGAAGCGGCCTACGTAAGAGATGCCCAAAAGGAACTGGACGAGATTATACAGCAAGGCGTCTTCCAAATAACTCGCTTGCTTAAAAATACCGAAGCAAGTCAGGACGGAGTGACTTCAAGCTATGCAATGCGCCGAATAACGCGCATGAAGGAACCTCGACTACCCAGCTCGTCGCGTGGACGTCTGACCGAAAGGTTGCTTGCGCAGGGTCTTCTTACACCAGGCATGCTAACTGAGCTACGCAAGGAATGGGACGCCCAGCAAGTCGAAAATTCTAATTCGGTATCTAATGAAAAGTTGGAATCAGATGTGAATAGTGACGACGAAGATAATTTCTTAGGAATCGGGCGAAAGACAAGGAAAAAACGCAGAAAATAA
- the LOC6535271 gene encoding ATP-dependent RNA helicase SUV3 homolog, mitochondrial isoform X2 codes for MQQAFGSFRRYCIEAENLPVDLHITFSDITQGAGHIDDIFPYFLRHARTVFPHLDCMDDLKKISDLRQPANWYSNARAITRKIVFHAGPTNSGKTYHAMERYLSAKSGVYCGPLKLLATEVYNKANERGTPCDLVTGEERKFGISENSPAYHVACTVEMTSVNTPYEVAVIDEIQQIRDSQRGWAWTRAFLGLIADEVHVCGEPGALGLLLKICETTGETVEVRQYNRLTELTVENTALVSLDNVVPGDCIVCFSKHDIYTVSREIEARGKEVAVIYGGLPPGTKLAQAAKFNDPENSCKVMVATDAIGMGLNLSIRRIIFYSLIKPSINARGEREIDTISVSSALQIAGRAGRFRTQWEHGYVTAFKTEDLQILQRILAQTPEPLMQAGLHPTADQIELYAYHLPNSSLSNLMDIFVNLCTVDDSLYFMCNIEDFKFLAEMIQHVPLPLRARYVFCCSPINRKMPFVCSMFLKVARQYSRSEPITFDFIKKNCGWPFKLPKTILDLVHLEAVFDVMDLYLWLSYRFMDLFPEAAYVRDAQKELDEIIQQGVFQITRLLKNTEASQDGVTSSYAMRRITRMKEPRLPSSSRGRLTERLLAQGLLTPGMLTELRKEWDAQQVENSNSVSNEKLESDVNSDDEDNFLGIGRKTRKKRRK; via the exons ATG CAACAGGCCTTTGGCTCATTCCGAAGATACTGCATCGAGGCAGAAAACCTTCCAGTAGATCTGCACATAACCTTTAGCGATATAACACAAGGAGCGGGTCACATCGATGATATATTCCCGTACTTCCTACGTCACGCAAGGACAGTATTTCCGCATCTGGACTGCATGGACGATCTAAAAAAGATTTCCGACCTGAGGCAGCCCGCCAACTGGTACAGCAACGCTCGCGCCATCACCCGGAAGATTGTTTTTCACGCGGGACCCACGAACTCTGGAAAGACCTACCATGCAATGGAGAGATACCTCAGTGCGAAGTCTGGGGTCTACTGCGGACCGCTAAAGCTTCTAGCCACGGAAGTGTACAACAAGGCCAATGAGCGCGGCACCCCCTGCGATCTTGTTACAGGCGAGGAGCGCAAGTTCGGCATCAGCGAAAACTCGCCAGCCTATCACGTCGCGTGCACAGTGGAAATGACCTCGGTCAACACTCCAT ATGAGGTGGCTGTAATCGATGAAATACAACAGATCCGCGACTCCCAGCGAGGATGGGCTTGGACGCGGGCCTTCCTTGGATTGATCGCGGATGAAGTGCATGTTTGTGGTGAGCCAGGTGCATTGGGTCTCCTGCTAAAAATTTGCGAAACCACAGGCGAAACTGTTGAAGTGCGACAGTACAATCGACTTACGGAGCTTACTGTCGAAAATACTGCTTTAGTATCATTGGACAATGTAGTTCCTGGCGACTGCATCGTGTGCTTTAGCAAACATGATATATATACGGTTTCGCGAGAAATCGAAGCAAG agggAAGGAGGTAGCCGTCATATATGGGGGCCTGCCCCCTGGTACTAAGTTAGCCCAGGCTGCTAAGTTTAATGATCCAGAAAATAGCTGCAAGGTAATGGTGGCGACCGACGCCATCGGTATGGGCTTAAACCT GAGCATTCGTCGAATCATATTCTACTCACTAATTAAACCGTCGATAAATGCGCGAGGAGAGCGCGAGATCGACACAATATCGGTTTCGTCCGCTCTTCAAATAGCAGGAAGAGCGGGCCGGTTCCGTACTCAATGGGAGCACGGATATGTTACTGCCTTCAAGACTGAGGACTTGCAGATCCTACAGCGAATTTTGGCTCAAACACCAGAGCCTTTAATGCAGGCGGGCTTGCATCCCACGGCCGATCAGATTGAGCTCTACGCCTACCACCTGCCAAACTCGTCTTTAAGCAACCTAATGGACATATTCGTGAATCTGTGTACTGTCGATGATTCTCTATACTTTATGTGCAACATTGAAGACTTTAAGTTCTTGGCCGAGATGATACAACATGTTCCTCTGCCCCTGCGGGCTCGCTATGTATTCTGTTGTTCACCTATAAATCGCAAGATGCCGTTTGTTTGCTCAATGTTCCTTAAGGTAGCACGGCAATACAGCCGTAGCGAACCTATTACctttgattttataaaaaaaaactgtggcTGGCCGTTCAAGCTACCCAAGACAATATTAGACCTGGTTCATCTTGAGGCCGTCTTTGACGTGATGGATCTGTATCTTTGGTTAAG CTATCGGTTCATGGATCTTTTCCCCGAAGCGGCCTACGTAAGAGATGCCCAAAAGGAACTGGACGAGATTATACAGCAAGGCGTCTTCCAAATAACTCGCTTGCTTAAAAATACCGAAGCAAGTCAGGACGGAGTGACTTCAAGCTATGCAATGCGCCGAATAACGCGCATGAAGGAACCTCGACTACCCAGCTCGTCGCGTGGACGTCTGACCGAAAGGTTGCTTGCGCAGGGTCTTCTTACACCAGGCATGCTAACTGAGCTACGCAAGGAATGGGACGCCCAGCAAGTCGAAAATTCTAATTCGGTATCTAATGAAAAGTTGGAATCAGATGTGAATAGTGACGACGAAGATAATTTCTTAGGAATCGGGCGAAAGACAAGGAAAAAACGCAGAAAATAA
- the LOC6535272 gene encoding synaptotagmin-16, producing MIVTSASGLDSTPTLGTVEVTTLLGAFFGVFVLLLLLFFFISRRCCFHYRHAINCCDERHLAIKCVQKITRKRRYENTSSDSEEDILRRLRWHHQHQLGEKPGGYGLGISQANPLTAQSFNYHQAGAGADLQRVTVTRDPLAIAERGKVGIPSSHSECSSNDSMEVSVDSHISILTGLSKGTTTVPHPATAFRNPCAGHRPTTQALKYQHRVDVAAAPKLDKERDNVLVVPMVNGYSINNNNSITASNNNPSSNNNDDEPLFDTSDLRSVKSDDLLVGVDHKESPVQRGPIELELSLLYDAPMRKMTVHVMQAKNLPPLGIGQATHTQVRMLMLPSKKQKLKTKIRSGETPQYMESFLLHRVNPEDVNNMGLRVRLYGCERLRKERLIGEAYVSFATVDLELETNLWLPLEPRNTSSGLGSTSDLLSLARSESAGSTSSMQHGGVSELLLGLSYNGVTGRLSVEIIKGSHFRNLSLNKAPDTYVKMVMVSSIGQEISRAKTSIRRGQPNPLFKETFAFQVALFQLNDVTLMISVYAKRHMRKNEMVGWFSLGLNSSGSEEVAHWADVCEMPKGEMLARWHVLVDS from the exons ATGATTGTCACCTCTGCTTCTGGCCTAGATAGCACTCCGACGCTCG GCACCGTAGAGGTGACCACGCTGCTGGGCGCCTTTTTCGGAGTCTTCGTTCTACTGCTCCTGTTGTTTTTCTTCATCAGTCGCAGGTGCTGCTTCCACTACCGCCATGCAATCAACTGCTGTGACGAGCGCCACCTGGCAATCAAGTGTGTGCAGAAGATCA CTCGCAAGAGGCGTTACGAGAACACCAGTTCCGATTCGGAGGAGGACATACTGCGCCGTCTACGGTGGCACCATCAGCACCAGCTGGGCGAGAAGCCTGGCGGATACGGGCTGGGAATAAGCCAGGCTAATCCGCTGACGGCGCAGAGCTTTAACTACCACCAGGCAGGCGCCGGTGCCGACCTGCAGAGGGTGACGGTAACGCGTGACCCCTTAGCCATCGCCGAGCGTGGCAAGGTTGGAATCCCGTCGTCGCACAGTGAGTGCAGCTCCAATGACTCCATGGAGGTCTCAGTGGACAGTCACATAAGCATCCTGACGGGCCTCAGCAAAG GCACAACCACAGTCCCCCACCCGGCAACAGCCTTCCGCAACCCGTGTGCAGGACACCGGCCCACAACCCAGGCTTTGAAGTACCAGCACCGGGTCGACGTGGCTGCTGCGCCCAAACTGGACAAGGAACGGGACAACGTGCTGGTGGTGCCCATGGTCAATGGCTacagcatcaacaacaacaactcgATTACAGCCAGCAATAACAaccccagcagcaacaacaacgatgaC GAACCCCTATTCGACACCAGCGACTTGCGTTCGGTCAAGTCGGATGACCTTTTGGTGGGGGTGGACCACAAGGAGTCGCCCGTTCAGAGGGGTCCCATCGAGCTGGAGTTGTCGCTGCTGTACGACGCCCCAATGCGGAAAATGACAGTGCACGTGATGCAGGCCAAAAACCTTCCGCCCCTAGGTATTGGACAGGCCACCCATACGCAGGTCCGGATGTTAATGCTGCCGAGCAAGAAGCAGAAGCTCAAAACTAAGATCCGCAGCGGCGAAACCCCACAGTATATGGAGAGCTTCCTGCTGCACCGCGTCAACCCAGAAGATGTGAACAACATGGGACTGCGTGTGCGGCTTTATGGCTGCGAGCGGCTGCGTAAGGAACGCCTGATCGGGGAGGCGTATGTGAGCTTCGCCACTGTAGACCTTGAACTGGAGACAAACCTATGGCTGCCACTAGAGCCTCGCAACACCTCTTCAGGCCTGGGCTCTACCAGCGATCTGTTAAGCCTTGCTCGGTCAGAAAGCGCGGGCTCCACCTCGTCCATGCAGCATGGGGGCGTGTCTGAGTTGCTGCTGGGTTTGAGCTACAACGGGGTCACCGGGCGGCTGAGCGTGGAGATTATTAAGGGCAGCCACTTCCGTAACTTGTCGCTGAACAAGGCGCCCGACACGTACGTTAAAATGGTTATGGTCAGCAGCATCGGACAAGAGATCTCCCGGGCCAAAACGTCAATACGCAGGGGTCAACCCAACCCGCTTTTTAAGGAGACATTTGCCTTTCAGGTAGCCCTGTTTCAGCTCAACGATGTTACTCTGATGATCTCTGTGTACGCCAAACGGCACATGAGAAAAAACGAGATGGTCGGCTGGTTCAGCCTGGGACTGAACTCGTCCGGATCTGAAGAAGTAGCCCATTGGGCAGACGTGTGTGAGATGCCCAAGGGCGAGATGCTGGCGCGTTGGCATGTGCTGGTGGACTCCTGA